In Ischnura elegans chromosome 6, ioIscEleg1.1, whole genome shotgun sequence, one genomic interval encodes:
- the LOC124160725 gene encoding glutathione S-transferase-like, with the protein MAPTYKMTYFPVKGLGEPIRFLLAYGKIEYEDYRFDSAKWPEIKPTTPFGKAPTLEIDGKVLHQSVAISRYLAKQLKLAGDNDWESLECDIMVDTIGDLRAQIAAYYYDKENPNRGTKKDLLVKETVPFYLQKLDAVVAKNNGYLANGKLTWADLFFVSILDYLEAMMEMSFTEHYANLKALKEKVLALPAIKEWVEKRPKSDF; encoded by the exons ATGGCACCTACTTACAAGATGACATACTTCCCTGTCAAGGGTTTGGGTGAACCCATCCGATTCCTTCTGGCTTATGGCAAGATTGAATACGAAGACTACCGGTTTGACTCTGCTAAGTGGCCTGAAATTAAACCAA CTACACCTTTTGGAAAGGCGCCCACTTTGGAAATCGACGGTAAAGTTCTTCATCAATCAGTTGCCATTTCTCGTTACCTTGCCAAGCAATTGAAGCTCGCCGGTGACAACGACTGGGAATCACTGGAATGTGATATTATGGTGGACACCATTGGAGACTTGAGGGCGC aAATTGCTGCTTATTATTATGATAAGGAGAATCCCAATAGGGGTACCAAGAAAGATTTGCTTGTGAAAGAGACAGTGCCTTTCTATCTCCAAAAGTTGGATGCTGTGGTTGCTAAAAATAATGGCTACCTTGCTAATGGAAAG CTAACCTGGGCTGACCTGTTCTTTGTCTCTATTCTGGACTACCTGGAGGCAATGATGGAGATGAGCTTCACTGAGCACTATGCAAACCTTAAAGCTTTGAAAGAGAAAGTTTTGGCTCTTCCAGCCATTAAAGAATGGGTTGAGAAAAGACCAAAGTCTGATTTTTAA